The DNA sequence TCCGGAACAACATCCGAACCCCATTTGCATATGCAGCATCAGAGAAATAATCCACTGGAAATGAAGATTCCGGTTTGTGCAGAAGGATTGCCAATGAAAATTGAAAATTAGGTCTAAAAAATAAAACTTGACAAAGTGACCAGTTGCTCACTATAATAAACATAGAAAGTGAGCGACCGGTCACTTTATGTTATTTGAAACAATAAAACACAAGAAGAAAGGTAGTGTCAAAATGGAGCAAGTATTGATAAATCAAAAAACATTGAAGCAGAGAAAGAGCATAAAGCAGATACAGAAAGCAGCTATTGGCAAATATGGGCGAGGACATGGAGCAGTTGCAAAGGCTAGAATCGGAAAGCTTGTAAGCCTCTCTGGGCAGGAAGTAGCGAAAACAAGTACAAAAGGTATAACAATTCCAGACTTATCACAAGACGAATTACTTTGTATTATAAGAGAAAGCAAATTAACAGGGATGAGTGGAAATGAATTTCCAACGGTTCAAAAGTTAGAAAATTTTTTGCAAAGTAAAAAGGAAAATAGTATATTAGTAGTCAACGGTGTGGAGTGTGAACCGGGTTTACTGCATGATGAATGGCTTCTGGAACAGTGTTTGGATGAAATTATGGGAGGAATTCAGATTTTGTCTAAAACGCTAGGTATAAAACATTCGGTGTTAGCGGTAAAAACAGATATGAAATTTGAAAGTAAAGGAATAAAATTATGTCGGGTACCGGCAAGATATCCCATGGGAGAAGAGCATATCCTGCTACAACAGCTTTTTGGGGTTACTATGGATAAAACGGAGTATCCGGCAGAAAAAGGTTTTTTGGTGATGAATGTGCAAACCGTATATCAGATATATCATCTGTGTAATGGAACGTATCAGGAAGGAAGATATGTGACATTGGCAGATATAGATACCGGGGAAGCAAAGGTTGTTTTTGCAAAGGATGGCGACAACATCAGAAAAATTTTAGAAAAAAACTTTGTAAAGCATAAAAGTAAGGAATGCTATGCAGGAGGTGGAATACTGTCTGCACATCCGATAAATGAGAATGAATGTTTTAAGGGAAATATTTCATTTGCCGCTATTGGATACCCTGCTAGTATTTCCAATGAGAATCAGTGCAAGAAGTGTGGGAAATGTATGCGTAAGTGCCCTATGGGAGTAAACGTAAAAGAGATTGTAAAAAGGCGCGAACAGAATCCGAATGCGGACATTACAGGATTGGGATTAGAAAAATGTATCCATTGCAATAGTTGCACCTATTTTTGCAAGGCAGGAAAGAATATAGCTGCCATACTAAAGTAGAGGAAAGGAATGATTTTGTGGGAAGAAAAAGAGGCGAAACGAAGGAAAAAATTATGCAAGAAGCCTTAAAATTATTTTCGGTAAATGGTTTTGATGCAGTGTCAATACGAACCATTGCAGATGCAGTAGGAATTGGAAACAGTGCTTTGTATAAGCATTTTTCCAGCAAACAGGAAATATTAGAGGCTATTGTGGATTACTCCAAATCCTATTTTTTGAAAGTAGGCTGTGAGCAGATGGAGGGAAATAAGGATGTTGAGGAATTGAAGGATTCCTGTCTTAGGATGTTTGAGTTCCAAACACAGGATGAATGGATTGTGATGTTTCGTAGATTGCTTATGATTGAACAATTCAAAAATCCGGATATGGCAGAAATATATCGCAATTTTTTCATTGAATTGCCGGTACAATCGCAGGAACAGTTGTTTTTGAAACTAATGGATGACGGTATTATGAAGAAAAAGAACGCGCGTGTGTTGGCAATGGAATTATATGCGCCATTTTTCCTATATCATACGGCTGCGGAAAGTAGAGAAGATATTTTAGAATTATTACAGTGCCATGTGCAGAATTTTTATAAGGAGAATATAATATGCGAAAAATAAATAAAACAGGTGTGTTATGGATATTTGCGGTCATTGGTTTTATAGTGACATTATATATGGTTGAGGCAAGTCCTTTTGGAAGTGCAGCAGTTGCGGTACATAATGAAGGTTACGGAACTTTTGATATGAAAAAGTATGACTATGCGAGTGTTACGGAGGTTCTGGCTAATATGGACTCAGAAGGCATCCGTGTATACCAGAAATATTATTTTGCAGATTTTCTTTTTATCATATGTTTCGGATTGATTCAGTGTATGATTTCAAGTGCTGTTTATAAGAAGAATAAATTGATTTATAAGAGGATAGCGATAGGTGTTCCAATTGCTCGTGGAATCTTTGATGTGATTGAAAATGTATTGTTGTTGATAACAATTAGCAATTATCCGAAGGTAAGCAATGGGTTAATTATGATTGCATCTATATCGACACAGTGTAAGCTTTGGTGCATTCGTATCTGGGTAGTAATGCTTTTGATAGGCATTGTCTATAATATTTGCAAAAAGAAGGTTAAATAAAATTTGAAGGTAAGAGAGCTTTTAAACGTGAGCCAACCACTTACATTCTGTAACATCCATGTCAAAAAATCTGGCTTCAAAAGATGATTCTTCAGGAGAACATGCATAGATGCCAAAGGTGATTTCTTCTGCACCTTCCCACATATGGCAGATTCTCATTTGCTTGAATGTAATTCCGTCGGTGGAACATTCAATGCAATAATCAGATTCTCTACGGCTAAAGCGATACCACATAGACTTAATGGAAGCGTCAATGTCTGTCGTTGCCCAATCAGAATAGCCATGATTGGTAACAACACTGCCAAGTCTTTGGAATTGTTCATTCTCATATTCAATAGAAGCCTTTAGCCAGTTTTCACTATCCAGATACATGACTACGCCGCATTGGTCAAAGCGGCGTTTGCTATCAAATTCCGTACGAACAACAAATGAAAAAAAATTCTCAGAAGTGCTCATTTGCAATACAGGAGCGTTATCGTTTTGAAAGCCGTAATAAGTTCGCTGCCAGAGATCTGTTCCGGGTTCTGTGATAATTGTTATCTTACCGTCCTGTATATCATAACTTTTAGGTTCTCTTGTCCATTTCAGTTCATTTACATCAAACATTGATTTAACCTCCCATATGAAATTCGAATTTTTTGATTTCATTTTATCATATCAAGTTGTGCGTCACAAGGATTACTGTTAGAATAGTTGTAGTACGAAGGAGGCAAGAACATGATTACAACGGAAAGACTGGTCTTAAAACCATATTGTGATAAAGACATGGATAGGATGATTGAATTACTGACCAATGAAAAAATAAAGGAAACATTTATGATTCATGATTTTAAGTCAAGACAAGAAGCAGAGAAAATGTTTTGGAAATTACAGGAAAATTCTTTATCAGAAGAACATTATGAATTTGGTATTTACCTGGAAAATGAGTTGATTGGTTTTATCAATGATGTTGAAATAGAAGGGAAAAAGATTGAATTGGGGTATGTCATTCACCCGGATTTTCATAATAAAGGATATGCAACAGAAGTCTTACGTGCAGCAATAAAAGATTTATTTGAGAAAGGGTTTGAGGAAGTTATAACAGGGGCCTTTGTAAGTAATATTGCAAGCTGTCGCGTGATGGAAAAGTGTGGAATGGTACGAATAGATAAGGAAGAAGATATAGAATATCATGGAAAAGTCCATCATTGTATATATTATGCGATAAAAAAGAATAGAAAATGATTTAGAGACCGGTATTGCAGAAGATGCAATACCGGTTACTTTTTTACATATTGTAAATATTACGCTTGACAAGTGTATCGAAGTACGATATGGTATATCAAGGTTCGATATATCGAGGTAAAAAAGTAATGGAGGAATCATTATGGAAGATAAACTAAAACGAATCTATGTGCCCATGACAGAAACAGGATTCTATATTCTATTTTGTCTGCGAGAGGAAATGCATGGATACAATATTGGACAGCAGGTTAAAAAGCTTACAGGCGGTGAAGTATCTATAAGTCCCGGTACCATGTATGGAAGCCTTTCCAAGATGGAAAAAGATGGACTTATTCATTTTGTAAGAGAAGAGGAAAAACGAAAAATATATAAGATTTCTGATTTAGGAAGAGAAATACTTGATATTGAGTTGAAAAGAATTGAACGTTTATATAAAAATAGCAAAGGAGAAATGATGTATGGCGGAGAAGATTGAAAAAAGAAAGTTTTATGTTTCAGATTTCCAGGAGGAAGCAGCATGGCTGTCAAAGATGCATGGGGAAGGATGGAAGTTGGTTTCTGTAGAAGGC is a window from the Roseburia sp. 499 genome containing:
- a CDS encoding GNAT family N-acetyltransferase produces the protein MITTERLVLKPYCDKDMDRMIELLTNEKIKETFMIHDFKSRQEAEKMFWKLQENSLSEEHYEFGIYLENELIGFINDVEIEGKKIELGYVIHPDFHNKGYATEVLRAAIKDLFEKGFEEVITGAFVSNIASCRVMEKCGMVRIDKEEDIEYHGKVHHCIYYAIKKNRK
- a CDS encoding PadR family transcriptional regulator, which translates into the protein MEDKLKRIYVPMTETGFYILFCLREEMHGYNIGQQVKKLTGGEVSISPGTMYGSLSKMEKDGLIHFVREEEKRKIYKISDLGREILDIELKRIERLYKNSKGEMMYGGED
- a CDS encoding DUF1349 domain-containing protein; amino-acid sequence: MFDVNELKWTREPKSYDIQDGKITIITEPGTDLWQRTYYGFQNDNAPVLQMSTSENFFSFVVRTEFDSKRRFDQCGVVMYLDSENWLKASIEYENEQFQRLGSVVTNHGYSDWATTDIDASIKSMWYRFSRRESDYCIECSTDGITFKQMRICHMWEGAEEITFGIYACSPEESSFEARFFDMDVTECKWLAHV
- a CDS encoding 4Fe-4S dicluster domain-containing protein; amino-acid sequence: MEQVLINQKTLKQRKSIKQIQKAAIGKYGRGHGAVAKARIGKLVSLSGQEVAKTSTKGITIPDLSQDELLCIIRESKLTGMSGNEFPTVQKLENFLQSKKENSILVVNGVECEPGLLHDEWLLEQCLDEIMGGIQILSKTLGIKHSVLAVKTDMKFESKGIKLCRVPARYPMGEEHILLQQLFGVTMDKTEYPAEKGFLVMNVQTVYQIYHLCNGTYQEGRYVTLADIDTGEAKVVFAKDGDNIRKILEKNFVKHKSKECYAGGGILSAHPINENECFKGNISFAAIGYPASISNENQCKKCGKCMRKCPMGVNVKEIVKRREQNPNADITGLGLEKCIHCNSCTYFCKAGKNIAAILK
- a CDS encoding TetR/AcrR family transcriptional regulator, which translates into the protein MGRKRGETKEKIMQEALKLFSVNGFDAVSIRTIADAVGIGNSALYKHFSSKQEILEAIVDYSKSYFLKVGCEQMEGNKDVEELKDSCLRMFEFQTQDEWIVMFRRLLMIEQFKNPDMAEIYRNFFIELPVQSQEQLFLKLMDDGIMKKKNARVLAMELYAPFFLYHTAAESREDILELLQCHVQNFYKENIICEK